In Mercurialis annua linkage group LG6, ddMerAnnu1.2, whole genome shotgun sequence, the following are encoded in one genomic region:
- the LOC126685938 gene encoding protein PLASTID REDOX INSENSITIVE 2, chloroplastic isoform X1 — MASCAQALASLPFDSCTLLSSSTSRCPLLSSSLGFLLPTTAHLTAAQLTHCYLNPSLTEKMKGQTHICKAAEYKFPDPIPEFAVSETQKFKTHVHQRLIKKEFCGDSTDEVVGICTEIFSTFLHTEYGGPGTLLVEPFIDMADTINERGLPGGPQAARIAVKWAQDHVDIDWKEWNGGDKN; from the exons CAAGCTCTTGCTTCCTTACCGTTTGATTCCTGCACTCTGCTCTCTTCTTCAACCTCTCGCTGCCCATTGCTCTCATCTTCTTTGGGTTTCTTGTTACCCACCACCGCCCACTTAACTGCTGCCCAGCTTACACACTGTTACTTAAACCCTTCACTGACCGAGAAAATGAAGGGACAAACTCATATTTGTAAAGCAGCTGAGTACAAATTTCCCGACCCAATTCCTGAATTTGCTGTTTCT GAGACTCAGAAATTTAAGACCCATGTTCATCAGAGGCTTATCAAGAAAGAATTCTGTGGAGATTCAACTGATGAAGTTGTCGGAATTTGCACTGAG ATATTCAGCACATTCTTGCACACCGAGTATGGCGGTCCGGGAACACTCTTGGTcgaacctttcatcgacatggCTGACACCATAAATGAAAGAGGCTTGCCTGGAGGACCACAAGCCGCACGTATTGCTGTAAAATGGGCCCAAGATCATGTTGACATAGATTGGAAAGAGTGGAATGGAGGTGATAAGAATTGA
- the LOC126653490 gene encoding uncharacterized protein LOC126653490 — protein MGERKVLNKYYPPDFDPAKIPRIRRPKNQQIKIRMMLPMSIRCNTCGNYIYKGTKFNSRKENAVGETYLGIQIFRFYFKCTRCSAELAMKTDPQNSDYVVEAGATRNFEPWRAEDEQADELRKTRDAEEMGDAMKSLENRTLDSKREMVILAALDEVKSMKSRHATVSVDAMLQALHHTEENMEVEDEELVKSIFDQRSNELIRRISDEDFDDDDDETSTNYLKRRKICDELSSKPTDSLTKENAVAKTRSLHPLFKIAVIKKPTKAADSNRKAGADDTGTGLLSLCQSYNSDDD, from the coding sequence ATGGGAGAAAGAAAAGTGTTGAATAAATATTACCCGCCTGACTTCGATCCGGCGAAGATCCCACGTATTCGCCGACCCAAAAACCAGCAAATTAAGATCCGAATGATGCTTCCCATGAGCATCCGCTGCAATACGTGCGGCAATTACATCTACAAAGGAACCAAATTCAATTCCCGCAAAGAAAATGCCGTCGGTGAGACATATTTAGGGATTCAAATCTTCAGATTTTACTTCAAATGCACCAGATGCTCTGCTGAACTCGCCATGAAAACTGACCCTCAAAATTCTGACTACGTTGTCGAGGCCGGCGCCACCCGCAATTTCGAACCTTGGCGGGCGGAGGATGAGCAAGCTGATGAACTGAGGAAAACAAGAGACGCGGAGGAGATGGGGGATGCTATGAAATCGCTCGAGAACCGGACGTTGGATTCCAAGAGAGAGATGGTTATTCTTGCTGCTCTTGATGAAGTCAAGTCTATGAAGAGTAGACATGCTACTGTCAGCGTTGATGCAATGCTTCAGGCTTTACACCACACGGAGGAAAATATGGAAGTGGAGGATGAAGAACTTGTAAAATCTATATTTGATCAAAGGTCAAACGAGCTCATTAGAAGGATTTCTGATGAAGATTTTGACGACGACGATGATGAAACATCTACAAATTATCTGAAGAGGAGAAAGATCTGTGATGAACTTTCCAGTAAACCGACTGATTCATTAACCAAGGAGAATGCTGTGGCTAAAACCAGGAGCTTACACCCGCTGTTCAAAATAGCCGTCATCAAGAAACCAACCAAGGCTGCTGATAGTAACCGAAAGGCTGGAGCAGACGACACCGGCACTGGACTTCTATCCCTTTGCCAGAGCTATAATAGCGATGATGATTAG
- the LOC126685938 gene encoding protein PLASTID REDOX INSENSITIVE 2, chloroplastic isoform X2: protein MASCAQALASLPFDSCTLLSSSTSRCPLLSSSLGFLLPTTAHLTAAQLTHCYLNPSLTEKMKGQTHICKAAEYKFPDPIPEFAVSTQKFKTHVHQRLIKKEFCGDSTDEVVGICTEIFSTFLHTEYGGPGTLLVEPFIDMADTINERGLPGGPQAARIAVKWAQDHVDIDWKEWNGGDKN from the exons CAAGCTCTTGCTTCCTTACCGTTTGATTCCTGCACTCTGCTCTCTTCTTCAACCTCTCGCTGCCCATTGCTCTCATCTTCTTTGGGTTTCTTGTTACCCACCACCGCCCACTTAACTGCTGCCCAGCTTACACACTGTTACTTAAACCCTTCACTGACCGAGAAAATGAAGGGACAAACTCATATTTGTAAAGCAGCTGAGTACAAATTTCCCGACCCAATTCCTGAATTTGCTGTTTCT ACTCAGAAATTTAAGACCCATGTTCATCAGAGGCTTATCAAGAAAGAATTCTGTGGAGATTCAACTGATGAAGTTGTCGGAATTTGCACTGAG ATATTCAGCACATTCTTGCACACCGAGTATGGCGGTCCGGGAACACTCTTGGTcgaacctttcatcgacatggCTGACACCATAAATGAAAGAGGCTTGCCTGGAGGACCACAAGCCGCACGTATTGCTGTAAAATGGGCCCAAGATCATGTTGACATAGATTGGAAAGAGTGGAATGGAGGTGATAAGAATTGA